A region from the Gossypium hirsutum isolate 1008001.06 chromosome A08, Gossypium_hirsutum_v2.1, whole genome shotgun sequence genome encodes:
- the LOC107949317 gene encoding zinc finger CCCH domain-containing protein 32 isoform X2 — protein sequence MELYGQNPARNGSFSGHQLEWIPAGPETGGLEESMWQLSLRGTESYPERPGVPDCVYYMRTGFCGYGNRCRYNHPRNRAAVEAAVRATGEYPERPGEPACQGEKECSYYLKTGQCKFGVTCKFHHPQPAGTSMPASAPQFYQPVQSPSVPLPEQYGGAPTSVRVARPPLLPGSYVQGAYGPVLFSPRVVPIPGWSHYSAPVSPALSPGAQPAVGATSLYGLTQLSSSAPSLAGPYSSLPSSTGPSSSNQKEQTFPERPGEPECQYYLRTGNCKFGSSCRYHHPRDKVVQQTNCILSPMGLPLRPGVQPCAFYLQNGNCKFGSTCKFDHPIGTMRYSPSASSLIDIPVAPYPFGSLLATLAPSSSSSELRPEMISRSKDSYLSRISSSASTASSSVGLIFSQTGSVHFSDLQLSSQSLSSSRSTIQGAEVHSN from the exons ATGGAGTTGTACGGTCAAAACCCGGCACGGAATGGATCTTTTTCGGGTCATCAGCTCGAATGGATTCCCGCTGGTCCCGAAACTGGCGGCCTTGAAg AATCCATGTGGCAGTTATCGTTGAGGGGCACCGAATCGTACCCGGAACGGCCCGGAGTACCTGACTGTGTTTACTATATGCGAACTGGGTTCTGTGGATACGGTAATAGGTGCCGTTATAATCATCCTCGTAACCGTGCCGCG GTTGAGGCTGCTGTAAGAGCTACAGGGGAGTACCCTGAACGACCTGGGGAACCTGCATGTCAG GGTGAGAAAGAATGCTCCTACTATTTGAAAACAGGGCAGTGCAAATTTGGTGTTACTTGTAAATTCCATCATCCTCAACCAGCTGGCACATCAATGCCAGCATCTGCACCTCAATTTTATCAGCCGGTGCAGTCTCCTTCAGTCCCTCTACCAGAACAGTATGGGGGGGCACCCACCAGTGTGAGAGTGGCGAGGCCTCCATTATTACCTGGTTCATATGTTCAAGGGGCTTATGGTCCTGTACTGTTTTCCCCTAGAGTGGTTCCTATTCCTGGTTGGAGTCACTACTCG GCACCTGTAAGCCCGGCACTCTCTCCTGGTGCACAACCTGCTGTTGGAGCAACTTCTCTCTATGGACTAACACAGTTATCTTCTTCAGCACCTTCACTTGCAGGACCTTATTCTTCCTTGCCCTCTTCTACTGGTCCTTCAAGCAGTAACCAGAAGGAACAAACATTTCCAGAGAGACCTGGTGAACCTGAATGCCAATACTATTTGAGGACCGGCAACTGTAAATTTGGATCATCTTGTAGGTATCATCATCCTAGAGACAAGGTTGTGCAACAAACAAATTGCATCCTCAGCCCAATGGGACTTCCTTTACGTCCG GGGGTGCAGCCTTGTGCTTTCTACTTGCAGAATGGGAACTGCAAGTTTGGTTCTACTTGCAAATTTGATCATCCAATAGGAACAATGAGATATAGTCCGTCAGCATCATCTCTCATCGATATTCCAGTTGCACCCTATCCATTTGGGTCTTTGCTGGCTACATTAGccccttcttcctcttcttctgaATTACGGCCTGAGATGATTTCAAGGTCCAAGGACTCCTATTTGAGCCGAATTTCTTCTTCTGCAAGCACAGCTAGTAGTTCAGTTGGTTTGATTTTTTCACAGACTGGATCTGTTCACTTTTCTGATTTGCAGCTTTCAAGTCAGAGTTTAAGCAGTAGCAGAAGTACAATACAGGGTGCTGAGGTTCACTCAAATTGA
- the LOC107949317 gene encoding zinc finger CCCH domain-containing protein 32 isoform X1 codes for MELYGQNPARNGSFSGHQLEWIPAGPETGGLEESMWQLSLRGTESYPERPGVPDCVYYMRTGFCGYGNRCRYNHPRNRAAVEAAVRATGEYPERPGEPACQFYLKTGTCKFGASCKFHHPKHRGGSFGHVPLNIYGYPLRPGEKECSYYLKTGQCKFGVTCKFHHPQPAGTSMPASAPQFYQPVQSPSVPLPEQYGGAPTSVRVARPPLLPGSYVQGAYGPVLFSPRVVPIPGWSHYSAPVSPALSPGAQPAVGATSLYGLTQLSSSAPSLAGPYSSLPSSTGPSSSNQKEQTFPERPGEPECQYYLRTGNCKFGSSCRYHHPRDKVVQQTNCILSPMGLPLRPGVQPCAFYLQNGNCKFGSTCKFDHPIGTMRYSPSASSLIDIPVAPYPFGSLLATLAPSSSSSELRPEMISRSKDSYLSRISSSASTASSSVGLIFSQTGSVHFSDLQLSSQSLSSSRSTIQGAEVHSN; via the exons ATGGAGTTGTACGGTCAAAACCCGGCACGGAATGGATCTTTTTCGGGTCATCAGCTCGAATGGATTCCCGCTGGTCCCGAAACTGGCGGCCTTGAAg AATCCATGTGGCAGTTATCGTTGAGGGGCACCGAATCGTACCCGGAACGGCCCGGAGTACCTGACTGTGTTTACTATATGCGAACTGGGTTCTGTGGATACGGTAATAGGTGCCGTTATAATCATCCTCGTAACCGTGCCGCG GTTGAGGCTGCTGTAAGAGCTACAGGGGAGTACCCTGAACGACCTGGGGAACCTGCATGTCAG TTTTATTTAAAAACTGGAACCTGTAAATTTGGTGCCTCCTGTAAATTCCACCATCCAAAACACCGAGGTGGATCCTTTGGCCATGTTCCGTTGAATATATATGGATACCCATTACGACCG GGTGAGAAAGAATGCTCCTACTATTTGAAAACAGGGCAGTGCAAATTTGGTGTTACTTGTAAATTCCATCATCCTCAACCAGCTGGCACATCAATGCCAGCATCTGCACCTCAATTTTATCAGCCGGTGCAGTCTCCTTCAGTCCCTCTACCAGAACAGTATGGGGGGGCACCCACCAGTGTGAGAGTGGCGAGGCCTCCATTATTACCTGGTTCATATGTTCAAGGGGCTTATGGTCCTGTACTGTTTTCCCCTAGAGTGGTTCCTATTCCTGGTTGGAGTCACTACTCG GCACCTGTAAGCCCGGCACTCTCTCCTGGTGCACAACCTGCTGTTGGAGCAACTTCTCTCTATGGACTAACACAGTTATCTTCTTCAGCACCTTCACTTGCAGGACCTTATTCTTCCTTGCCCTCTTCTACTGGTCCTTCAAGCAGTAACCAGAAGGAACAAACATTTCCAGAGAGACCTGGTGAACCTGAATGCCAATACTATTTGAGGACCGGCAACTGTAAATTTGGATCATCTTGTAGGTATCATCATCCTAGAGACAAGGTTGTGCAACAAACAAATTGCATCCTCAGCCCAATGGGACTTCCTTTACGTCCG GGGGTGCAGCCTTGTGCTTTCTACTTGCAGAATGGGAACTGCAAGTTTGGTTCTACTTGCAAATTTGATCATCCAATAGGAACAATGAGATATAGTCCGTCAGCATCATCTCTCATCGATATTCCAGTTGCACCCTATCCATTTGGGTCTTTGCTGGCTACATTAGccccttcttcctcttcttctgaATTACGGCCTGAGATGATTTCAAGGTCCAAGGACTCCTATTTGAGCCGAATTTCTTCTTCTGCAAGCACAGCTAGTAGTTCAGTTGGTTTGATTTTTTCACAGACTGGATCTGTTCACTTTTCTGATTTGCAGCTTTCAAGTCAGAGTTTAAGCAGTAGCAGAAGTACAATACAGGGTGCTGAGGTTCACTCAAATTGA
- the LOC107949317 gene encoding zinc finger CCCH domain-containing protein 32 isoform X3: MELYGQNPARNGSFSGHQLEWIPAGPETGGLEESMWQLSLRGTESYPERPGVPDCVYYMRTGFCGYGNRCRYNHPRNRAAVEAAVRATGEYPERPGEPACQFYLKTGTCKFGASCKFHHPKHRGGSFGHVPLNIYGYPLRPGEKECSYYLKTGQCKFGVTCKFHHPQPAGTSMPASAPQFYQPVQSPSVPLPEQYGGAPTSVRVARPPLLPGSYVQGAYGPVLFSPRVVPIPGWSHYSAPVSPALSPGAQPAVGATSLYGLTQLSSSAPSLAGPYSSLPSSTGPSSSNQKEQTFPERPGEPECQYYLRTGNCKFGSSCRYHHPRDKVVQQTNCILSPMGLPLRPGVQPCAFYLQNGNCKFGSTCKFDHPIGTMRYSPSASSLIDIPVAPYPFGSLLATLAPSSSSSELRPEMISSFQVRV; encoded by the exons ATGGAGTTGTACGGTCAAAACCCGGCACGGAATGGATCTTTTTCGGGTCATCAGCTCGAATGGATTCCCGCTGGTCCCGAAACTGGCGGCCTTGAAg AATCCATGTGGCAGTTATCGTTGAGGGGCACCGAATCGTACCCGGAACGGCCCGGAGTACCTGACTGTGTTTACTATATGCGAACTGGGTTCTGTGGATACGGTAATAGGTGCCGTTATAATCATCCTCGTAACCGTGCCGCG GTTGAGGCTGCTGTAAGAGCTACAGGGGAGTACCCTGAACGACCTGGGGAACCTGCATGTCAG TTTTATTTAAAAACTGGAACCTGTAAATTTGGTGCCTCCTGTAAATTCCACCATCCAAAACACCGAGGTGGATCCTTTGGCCATGTTCCGTTGAATATATATGGATACCCATTACGACCG GGTGAGAAAGAATGCTCCTACTATTTGAAAACAGGGCAGTGCAAATTTGGTGTTACTTGTAAATTCCATCATCCTCAACCAGCTGGCACATCAATGCCAGCATCTGCACCTCAATTTTATCAGCCGGTGCAGTCTCCTTCAGTCCCTCTACCAGAACAGTATGGGGGGGCACCCACCAGTGTGAGAGTGGCGAGGCCTCCATTATTACCTGGTTCATATGTTCAAGGGGCTTATGGTCCTGTACTGTTTTCCCCTAGAGTGGTTCCTATTCCTGGTTGGAGTCACTACTCG GCACCTGTAAGCCCGGCACTCTCTCCTGGTGCACAACCTGCTGTTGGAGCAACTTCTCTCTATGGACTAACACAGTTATCTTCTTCAGCACCTTCACTTGCAGGACCTTATTCTTCCTTGCCCTCTTCTACTGGTCCTTCAAGCAGTAACCAGAAGGAACAAACATTTCCAGAGAGACCTGGTGAACCTGAATGCCAATACTATTTGAGGACCGGCAACTGTAAATTTGGATCATCTTGTAGGTATCATCATCCTAGAGACAAGGTTGTGCAACAAACAAATTGCATCCTCAGCCCAATGGGACTTCCTTTACGTCCG GGGGTGCAGCCTTGTGCTTTCTACTTGCAGAATGGGAACTGCAAGTTTGGTTCTACTTGCAAATTTGATCATCCAATAGGAACAATGAGATATAGTCCGTCAGCATCATCTCTCATCGATATTCCAGTTGCACCCTATCCATTTGGGTCTTTGCTGGCTACATTAGccccttcttcctcttcttctgaATTACGGCCTGAGATGATTTCAAG CTTTCAAGTCAGAGTTTAA